The DNA sequence TAACTCTTTTTGGAAGTATTTTTGGTATAGGTGAAATTTCTTGTATAGAAACACTTGGTGAAGTATCCATTGAATGATGTGTATTATTAGAGTCAGTTGGTGTGAGGTTCTCATTTTCAATAACTGGAgtttcattttcaataataactGGAGTTTCATGGCCAGTGTTATTTTGGTTAAAGGTCATTGAAGCATAGAAATCTTCATCAGTAAATATTCCTGGATTCAATGGAAAAATTCCTGTAGCAGAAAATCCAGAAATACCTTTTTGAATGGTTGCAACTTGAGAATACGCTTTATTGAAAAGCTCTGCAATTTCAAAAGGTGTTATTTTAATCATTGCATGACTTTTGATGTAATTGTCACATTCCCTTCTAAAAGCAGTTTTGAGTGGCCCAAAGAAAGTCACATCTAAGGGCTGCATTCGGTGGGATGTGTGTGGAGGCAACGATAACATTACAATATGATTTTCCCTACAAAATTCATATGTTTGTAGTGAAATATGGCTTCCATGGTTGTCTAGAATTAATAATACTGGATTTTCTTTTGTGGggtttgaataatttttgaaatgtttaagccatttcataaaaatgtcttCTGTGGTCCAACCATTTTTTGTGCATTCATACACAGCTCCTGGTGGGCCATGTTTGGTCAACTTCATGTCCATTCTTTTacgtggaaaaataaataaaggtgGTATGAATGACCCCGAAGCACTCATAGCACAAATTACCGTATTATTTTTTCCACGCTCCCAACTAGTAACACTGCCAATTCGTTTTTGTCTTTTTGATCCAATTATTTTGCCAGGATCTTGGACGGTTGTAATGCCTGTTTCATCCATATTATACACTCTAGTTGGACAAAACTTATATTTCAACATTAATTCTCccaagttttgaaaaaaaagctgTACTTCTGTTTTGTTAAAAGCTGTAATCCTACTTATACTGATGGCTTCAGGTTTTCGGACAGTAACAGTTGGGTTTCGACGACAAAATTATAGAACCAGTCAACACCTGCCAAATTTAATTGCTGATtaaagttatgttttattttattattttcagcaaATTCAAATGCACAGTCTATGAGTGGTGTCAGCCCATAAAACAAGTTGgctaaatttattatatgttagcCATTCTGACTCTGTTGTGATGTGAAAATAGATGGCGTCTATGCAGCTGATTTAAAGTATGTTTTAGTCTATCTTGCAAAGTACTAAAGggaatattataagttttggcAGCTTATTCGGATACTCATCATATTAGTCCTGATTGAAGTCACTGCTTCTACAAGAGTTTCTGGCACCCAATTTCCTTTAGTAGTCTTTCTTTTGTATGTACGAGGCATctgtttaaattaacaaaataaaacagttcaaaattaaaatttgaaattggatAAATCATACTTTTTGTAAACGCCAAACGGGGTAATACCAGTCACTAAAAAATTGACTGCTATTACCCCATTCATTTTGACCggtattacacattttaataagttatgggaaaatatttataaccataaaaCTACTATACCAATACATGTTTTGAGTATAAAATCATAAtcctcacaattttttttattagtttaactaaaaactatacatatattataaaattaacttacctTACTTGATGttcgaaaaaaacaaatttttacatcagcaactaacaaaaaaattaaagtcaCATTTGAACGTGAAAACGTTTGATGATAATATCTTCGTGATAAGAATAAGGAATTGTTATCATTCCTAATGTATTCGTGTGGTTAGCATAATTTTAGATACCATAGTTTATTAGATACCAGGGTGACCGGTATTACCCGCTGACCGTCATTCCCCCAGTCTCCcctataccaataataatatgacaattttagtctggttattttatattgttattatttattatagcctgtaagatgaattaatattgaaacattttttttttcgtttctatggtgataaacaaagcgttaggaattaaaatcctatttttagcagttttttgtaatttgtcggcgGTTTTTCCAGTGACAATGTACTAGTGACACCTAAAAGAAATGCGTTGTCTTCAAAGCATTTATGTTCATTGCTATTTATAAACTGTGTTGGACCtcctgtaaaattatttataccaagTCCATATGTGTATACTTGGATAAGTAATGGACGAAGAATTGCTGATGAAGTGTATTGCCCAAAAAGacaaaataaagatattgaTGATGCTTCTTACATGTCTTTATGGACATTATTTGGATCTTGAGTTTGTTGTTAATTTACTGTTATAAAGTTATTACTACATATTCggtattaaaaaggtgggtaagtggatttcgctctgctgtacagtaggttacaagtgggtcactgtataatggatggtattaaatttgaattcaatgatataatatcatagtataagaaaaacgattctgagcggagacggtatgttagtctaggtataagacataatattatattaggtacctataataaattccaaattaatcatatcataatatttattaggtacttataacgcgttatacatcaacaaaaaaccgtggtactatcatagatatataatagtatactttagaagtttcaagtacccacgaataatattattcaatcacaacaaaataactaaaatagttatcctaggtttttaatatgtaatttcgtccaaatttgtacttaaaatgactataaaaataaactgcgtaaatgtattttttagattttttggtaacagtattaattacttacgtggaatcttgttttaaattttcaattcttagatacaaaaattgaacattttataaatttttaactacaaaataatttttcaaattaaaatttgataaattttgtccaaatttgatctttaaatgcttataaaaaaaaattgtgcctatgtatttttaatatttttcaactgatattgtaacaatatatcgggagctttgtattaaatgtatacactttttggcccaacagataaaactttattgatatttatagaaaaaaaaaactaaaaaaattgaaaacttacaatgtccgtaaacagctcaaaaagagtcaaattattttaaaaattttatcgtatatataaaatgctaatattaacaatcagtgaaattttcaagtttctacagtcactcgttttttaattacaacaaaataagaaaatacttacgtaagaaatcgggtgaatatcaaatgttgtaaaaatatgaatttcaaacgcccataaaaatttaatttgagtttcttatagatattttttgtttgataaaggtagataatattataaggaatcttgtattacattttcatatcttagatttaaaaagaaaaatttttatgaatttataaattataactcgaaataatttgcaaattttcgtgatttttccatattttgtcattttttgaactttaaatgcttataaaaaaaaactgtgactaacgatttttaatatttttcatctgcctttgaaacaatatactaggagccttctattaaattttcaagcttttttatccaacaaataaaattttattgatatttttagaaaaaaaactaaaaaaaaatgaaaactgacaatgtccgtaaagagctcaaaataagtcaaaatattttgaaaattttatcgtgtatagaaaatggaaatgtaaacattcagtcaaaatttcatgcatccacggtcattttttttaaagttacaccaaaaaccaaaatcgattttctcgaaaacagattttgcgtaaaaattcccgtttttccttaatttttcttttgtttttcccggcgcttNNNNNNNNNNNNNNNNNNNNNNNNNNNNNNNNNNNNNNNNNNNNNNNNNNNNNNNNNNNNNNNNNNNNNNNNNNNNNNNNNNNNNNNNNNNNNNNNNNNNNNNNNNNNNNNNNNNNNNNNNNNNNNNNNNNNNNNNNNNNNNNNNNNNNNNNNNNNNNNNNNNNNNNNNNNNNNNNNNNNNNNNNNNNNNNNNNNNNNNNNNNNNNNNNNNNNNNNNNNNNNNNNNNNNNNNNNNNNNNNNNNNNNNNNNNNNNNNNNNNNNNNNNNNNNNNNNNNNNNNNNNNNNNNNNNNNNNNNNNNNNNNNNNNNNNNNNNNNNNNNNNNNNNNNNNNNNNNNNNNNNNNNNNNNNNNNNNNNNNNNNNNNNNNNNNNNNNNNNNNNNNNNNNNNNNNNNNNNNNNNNNNNNNNNNNNNNNNNNNNNNNNNNNNNNNNNNNNNNNNNNNNNNNNNNNNNNNNNNNNNNNNNNNNNNNNNNNNNNNNNNNNNNNNNNNNNNNNNNNNNNNNNNNNNNNNNNNNNNNNNNNNNNNNNNNNNNNNNNNNNNNNNNNNNNNNNNNNNNNNNNNNNNNNNNNNNNNNNNNNNNNNNNNNNNNNNNNNNNNNNNNNNNNNNNNNNNNNNNNNNNNNNNNNNNNNNNNNNNNNNNNNNNNNNNNNNNNNNNNNNNNNNNNNNNNNNNNNNNNNNNNNNNNNNNNNNNNNNNNNNNNNNNNNNNNNNNNNNNNNNNNNNNNNNNNNNNNNNNNNNNNNNNNNNNNNNNNNNNNNNNNNNNNNNNNNNNNNNNNNNNNNNNNNNNNNNNNNNNNNNNNNNNNNNNNNNNNNNNNNNNNNNNNNNNNNNNNNNNNNNNNNNNNNNNNNNNNNNNNNNNNNNNNNNNNNNNNNNNNNNNNNNNNNNNNNNNNNNNNNNNNNNNNNNNNNNNNNNNNNNNNNNNNNNNNNNNNNNNNNNNNNNNNNNNNNNNNNNNNNNNNNNNNNNNNNNNNNNNNNNNNNNNNNNNNNNNNNNNNNNNNNNNNNNNNNNNNNNNNNNNNNNNNNNNNNNNNNNNNNNNNNNNNNNNNNNNNNNNNNNNNNNNNNNNNNNNNNNNNNNNNNNNNNNNNNNNNNNNNNNNNNNNNNNNNNNNNNNNNNNNNNNNNNNNNNNNNNNNNNNNNNNNNNNNNNNNNNNNNNNNNNNNNNNNNNNNNNNNNNNNNNNNNNNNNNNNNNNNNNNNNNNNNNNNNNNNNNNNNNNNNNNNNNNNNNNNNNNNNNNNNNNNNNNNNNNNNNNNNNNNNNNNNNNNNNNNNNNNNNNNNNNNNNNNNNNNNNNNNNNNNNNNNNNNNNNNNNNNNNNNNNNNNNNNNNNNNNNNNNNNNNNNNNNNNNNNNNNNNNNNNNNNNNNNNNNNNNNNNNNNNNNNNNNNNNNNNNNNNNNNNNNNNNNNNNNNNNNNNNNNNNNNNNNNNNNNNNNNNNNNNNNNNNNNNNNNNNNNNNNNNNNNNNNNNNNNNNNNNNNNNNNNNNNNNNNNNNNNNNNNNNNNNNNNNNNNNNNNNNNNNNNNNNNNNNNNNNNNNNNNNNNNNNNNNNNNNNNNNNNNNNNNNNNNNNNNNNNNNNNNNNNNNNNNNNNNNNNNNNNNNNNNNNNNNNNNNNNNNNNNNNNNNNNNNNNNNNNNNNNNNNNNNNNNNNNNNNNNNNNNNNNNNNNNNNNNNNNNNNNNNNNNNNNNNNNNNNNNNNNNNNNNNNNNNNNNNNNNNNNNNNNNNNNNNNNNNNNNNNNNNNNNNNNNNNNNNNNNNNNNNNNNNNNNNNNNNNNNNNNNNNNNNNNNNNNNNNNNNNNNNNNNNNNNNNNNNNNNNNNNNNNNNNNNNNNNNNNNNNNNNNNNNNNNNNNNNNNNNNNNNNNNNNNNNNNNNNNNNNNNNNNNNNNNNNNNNNNNNNNNNNNNNNNNNNNNNNNNNNNNNNNNNNNNNNNNNNNNNNNNNNNNNNNNNNNNNNNNNNNNNNNNNNNNNNNNNNNNNNNNNNNNNNNNNNNNNNNNNNNNNNNNNNNNNNNNNNNNNNNNNNNNNNNNNNNNNNNNNNNNNNNNNNNNNNNNNNNNNNNNNNNNNNNNNNNNNNNNNNNNNNNNNNNNNNNNNNNNNNNNNNNNNNNNNNNNNNNNNNNNNNNNNNNNNNNNNNNNNNNNNNNNNNNNNNNNNNNNNNNNNNNNNNNNNNNNNNNNNNNNNNNNNNNNNNNNNNNNNNNNNNNNNNNNNNNNNNNNNNNNNNNNNNNNNNNNNNNNNNNNNNNNNNNNNNNNNNNNNNNNNNNNNNNNNNNNNNNNNNNNNNNNNNNNNNNNNNNNNNNNNNNNNNNNNNNNNNNNNNNNNNNNNNNNNNNNNNNNNNNNNNNNNNNNNNNNNNNNNNNNNNNNNNNNNNNNNNNNNNNNNNNNNNNNNNNNNNNNNNNNNNNNNNNNNNNNNNNNNNNNNNNNNNNNNNNNNNNNNNNNNNNNNNNNNNNNNNNNNNNNNNNNNNNNNNNNNNNNNNNNNNNNNNNNNNNNNNNNNNNNNNNNNNNNNNNNNNNNNNNNNNNNNNNNNNNNNNNNNNNNNNNNNNNNNNNNNNNNNNNNNNNNNNNNNNNNNNNNNNNNNNNNNNNNNNNNNNNNNNNNNNNNNNNNNNNNNNNNNNNNNNNNNNNNNNNNNNNNNNNNNNNNNNNNNNNNNNNNNNNNNNNNNNNNNNNNNNNNNNNNNNNNNNNNNNNNNNNNNNNNNNNNNNNNNNNNNNNNNNNNNNNNNNNNNNNNNNNNNNNNNNNNNNNNNNNNNNNNNNNNNNNNNNNNNNNNNNNNNNNNNNNNNNNNNNNNNNNNNNNNNNNNNNNNNNNNNNNNNNNNNNNNNNNNNNNNNNNNNNNNNNNNNNNNNNNNNNNNNNNNNNNNNNNNNNNNNNNNNNNNNNNNNNNNNNNNNNNNNNNNNNNNNNNNNNNNNNNNNNNNNNNNNNNNNNNNNNNNNNNNNNNNNNNNNNNNNNNNNNNNNNNNNNNNNNNNNNNNNNNNNNNNNNNNNNNNNNNNNNNNNNNNNNNNNNNNNNNNNNNNNNNNNNNNNNNNNNNNNNNNNNNNNNNNNNNNNNNNNNNNNNNNNNNNNNNNNNNNNNNNNNNNNNNNNNNNNNNNNNNNNNNNNNNNNNNNNNNNNNNNNNNNNNNNNNNNNNNNNNNNNNNNNNNNNNNNNNNNNNNNNNNNNNNNNNNNNNNNNNNNNNNNNNNNNNNNNNNNNNNNNNNNNNNNNNNNNNNNNNNNNNNNNNNNNNNNNNNNNNNNNNNNNNNNNNNNNNNNNNNNNNNNNNNNNNNNNNNNNNNNNNNNNNNNNNNNNNNNNNNNNNNNNNNNNNNNNNNNNNNNNNNNNNNNNNNNNNNNNNNNNNNNNNNNNNNNNNNNNNNNNNNNNNNNNNNNNNNNNNNNNNNNNNNNNNNNNNNNNNNNNNNNNNNNNNNNNNNGCAGTTTTGAGTGGCCCAAAGAAAGTCACATCTAAGGGCTGCATTCGGTGGGATGTGTGTGGAGGCAACGATAACATTACAATATGATTTTCCCTACAAAATTCATATGTTTGTAGTGAAATATGGCTTCCATGGTTGTCTAGAATTAATAATACTGGATTTTCTTTTGTGGggtttgaataatttttgaaatgtttaagccatttcataaaaatgtcttCTGTGGTCCAACCATTTTTTGTGCATTCATACACAGCTCCTGGTGGGCCATGTTTGGTCAACTTCATGTCCATTCTTTTacgtggaaaaataaataaaggtgGTATGAATGACCCCGAAGCACTCATAGCACAAATTACCGTATTATTTTTTCCACGCTCCCAACTAGTAACACTGCCAATTCGTTTTTGTCCTTTTGATCCAATTATTTTGCCAGGATCGTGGACGGTTGTAATGCCTGTTTCATCCATATTATACACTCTAGTTGGACAAAACTTATATTTCAACATTAATTCTCccaagttttgaaaaaaaagctgTACTTCTGTTTTGTTAAAAGCTGTAATCCTACTTATACTGATGGCTTCAGGTTTTCGGACAGTAACAGTTGGGTTTCGACGAACAAAATTATAGAACCAGTCAACACCTGCCAAATTTAATTGCTGATtaaagttatgttttattttattattttcagcaaATTCAAATGCAACAGTTCTTAATTGAAGTGGTGTCAGCCCATAAAACAAATTTgctaaatttattatatgtttagcCATTTCTGACTCTTGTTGTGATGTGAAAATAGATGGGCGTCCTAATGCAGCTGGTTTAAAGTTATTGGTTTTTAGTCTATCTTGCAAAGTACTAAAGggaatattataagttttggcAGCTTTTCGGATACTCATCATATTAGTCCTGATTGAAGTCACTGCTTCTACAAGAGTTTCTGGCACCCAATTTCCTTTAGTAGTCTTTCTTTTGTATGTACGAGGCATctgtttaaattaacaaaataaaacagttcaaaattaaa is a window from the Acyrthosiphon pisum isolate AL4f unplaced genomic scaffold, pea_aphid_22Mar2018_4r6ur Scaffold_21374;HRSCAF=23815, whole genome shotgun sequence genome containing:
- the LOC100574797 gene encoding uncharacterized protein LOC100574797; the protein is MDETGITTVQDPGKIIGSKRQKRIGSVTSWERGKNNTVICAMSASGSFIPPLFIFPRKRMDMKLTKHGPPGAVYECTKNGWTTEDIFMKWLKHFKNYSNPTKENPVLLILDNHGSHISLQTYEFCRENHIVMLSLPPHTSHRMQPLDVTFFGPLKTAFRRECDNYIKSHAMIKITPFEIAELFNKAYSQVATIQKGISGFSATGIFPLNPGIFTDEDFYASMTFNQNNTGHETPVIIENETPVIENENLTPTDSNNTHHSMDTSPSVSIQEISPIPKILPKRVIRRVAAKQHSSILTASPMKSKLEER